One genomic window of Etheostoma spectabile isolate EspeVRDwgs_2016 chromosome 7, UIUC_Espe_1.0, whole genome shotgun sequence includes the following:
- the emilin3a gene encoding EMILIN-3 has protein sequence MHFVIAVSPFVFVALFLSLVETKFYRPLQFNQYKSGYSQHHGQGKPTSRHKNHCAYVVEKTVSFTLQDGAAPYVKAEYNKCSWGQKCPTLQYRLMYKPIYKVAHKTVTELEWRCCSGYSGYGCMEGHPVYQHPMKMMPPFKGPPMKGPQLKGPQYKGPMFKGPHINTAVKANPWSQPKGPSSGSFNSYPMGRFGPPRTSSYPDTSFEPYPSEPEPMPEHQEPHQTEHQEPHYTEHQGPHHTEHQGPHQIEHQEPHQTEHQEPHYTEHQEPHHTETDQEHEHEHSHGPEEHIPEEINPPPSGGDQPQGPALDGETEERIFRMEEDVRRLNQGLEILRGTVNGLEASLRASLREDANRMLSALLSAVPGLVPAPVVASGPSTVGFVEIPGGDPETEGLDGRHVFPGLTELNGRVEEIRTELQAKTAELQELKATVTGHDEALKTTLNRSGVVSDSNGDLGENAQKALENFMDAKLSAARTEILGGFEKRVENAEGRCEEKAGHLGRQCQREQSERQEQMEDALEVSNTPLRTELRNLQAEIHSLKATANCSGRLSGLSERVHMLETSVAGLNQSQGHLRVELGGHKDHIEGMLEGRLGYVEAKLNLTGQIKSDESGRRRGVTDSTETGQGMEARMEGKLRSLEGRLLMALEELGNVTAPALLEGHAVPTLETELESLRGRLEVDVDRVQKHLSKLEILCTSSCFSPQNPSAIQGDSALPNANLTEQQNVKEALNMQSDQINSLNITLQDILRRLTLRDQQNQAEGDSPIQGELTILKFNVRSVNHTLKGLQDSLGTMVQKVGQANSSWHEREARLAQQIKGVVQLVGHQASMLGAGERRLIRVRGELQEMKRRLVEEVRGCRSTAMGVQKEVTEVGGRVASVEDQCKGLNNLAEDLDKIREELERQSNGLLVQVNGTLSSHAQQLSELRGGLRNCTSQVEPTQQILELEPELRRGDTFTLN, from the exons ATGCATTTTGTGATAGCTGTAAGTCCTTTTGTGTTCGTGGCTCTATTTTTGTCACTGGTCGAAACCAAATTCTACAGACCACTCCAGTTTAACCAGTATAAATCTGGGTACAGTCAACACCATGGCCAAGGGAAACCCACCAGCAGACACAA GAACCACTGTGCCTATGTGGTTGAAAAGACAGTGTCCTTCACCCTGCAGGATGGGGCAGCCCCATATGTCAAAGCTGAGTACAACAAGTGTTCCTGGGGTCAAAAATGTCCAACTCTCCA GTATCGTCTGATGTACAAACCAATCTACAAGGTGGCACATAAAACCGTCACAGAGCTGGAATGGCGTTGTTGCTCTGGGTATTCTGGTTATGGCTGTATGGAGGGACATCCAGTTTACCAACACCCTATGAAAATGATGCCACCTTTCAAAGGCCCACCAATGAAAGGCCCACAATTAAAGGGGCCACAGTACAAAGGTCCTATGTTCAAGGGCCCACATATTAACACTGCTGTGAAGGCCAACCCATGGAGTCAACCCAAAGGACCTTCCTCCGGCAGTTTCAACTCTTACCCAATGGGCCGCTTTGGGCCTCCAAGGACCTCCTCCTACCCAGACACCTCCTTCGAGCCTTATCCATCTGAGCCAGAGCCAATGCCAGAGCACCAGGAACCACATCAAACAGAGCACCAGGAACCACATTACACAGAGCACCAGGGACCACATCACACAGAGCACCAGGGACCACATCAAATAGAGCACCAGGAACCACATCAAACCGAGCACCAGGAACCACATTACACAGAGCACCAGGAACCGCATCACACAGAGACTGACCAAGAACATGAGCATGAGCATAGCCATGGACCTGAGGAACATATACCAGAGGAAATCAATCCTCCTCCGTCTGGTGGTGACCAGCCCCAGG gCCCAGCTCTAGACGGTGAGACAGAGGAGCGAATATTTCGAATGGAGGAGGATGTGAGACGTCTAAACCAGGGTCTGGAGATCCTGAGGGGAACTGTGAATGGACTGGAAGCTAGTCTACGAGCCTCGCTGAGAGAGGACGCCAACAGGATGCTGTCAGCTCTGCTCTCTGCTGTCCCTGGTCTTGTTCCTGCTCCAGTTGTAGCCTCTGGTCCTTCCACTGTAGGGTTTGTAGAGATACCTGGGGGAGACCCTGAGACAGAGGGTCTAGATGGCAGACATGTGTTTCCAGGCCTTACAGAACTGAATGGAAGGGTTGAGGAGATCAGGACAGAGCTGCAAGCCAAGACAGCAGAGCTACAGGAACTCAAAGCAACAGTGACGGGACATGATGAAGCACTGAAGACGACATTGAATAGATCAGGAGTGGTATCAGACTCCAATGGCGATCTTGGGGAAAATGCCCAGAAGGCTTTGGAGAACTTCATGGACGCCAAGCTGAGTGCAGCTAGGACAGAAATTCTTGGTGGGTTTGAGAAACGTGTAGAGAATGCAGAGGGCCGATGCGAGGAGAAAGCTGGGCATTTGGGTCGTCAGTGTCAGAGGGAGCAAAGTGAGAGGCAGGAGCAGATGGAGGATGCTCTCGAGGTAAGTAACACACCCTTAAGAACAGAGCTGAGAAACCTCCAGGCAGAGATTCATAGTTTAAAGGCTACAGCAAACTGCTCTGGTAGACTGAGTGGACTGAGTGAAAGGGTGCACATGCTGGAAACATCAGTGGCAGGCCTCAACCAGTCCCAGGGGCACCTGAGAGTGGAGCTGGGTGGACACAAGGACCACATAGAGGGAATGCTGGAGGGGCGTCTGGGGTATGTAGAGGCCAAGCTCAACCTGACTGGGCAGATTAAAAGCGATGAGTCTGGAAGAAGGAGGGGTGTCACAGACTCAACTGAGACAGGACAGGGCATGGAGGCCAGAATGGAGGGCAAATTGAGGTCTCTGGAAGGCCGTTTACTGATGGCTTTGGAGGAGCTGGGTAATGTCACTGCTCCTGCACTGTTGGAGGGCCATGCTGTCCCCACTCTGGAGACAGAACTGGAATCCCTCCGTGGGAGACTAGAAGTGGATGTGGACAGAGTGCAGAAGCACCTGAGCAAGCTTGAGATTCTCTGCACCTCTTCATGCTTCTCACCTCAAAACCCATCTGCTATCCAGGGAGACTCTGCATTGCCAAATGCTAACCTGACAGAGCAGCAGAATGTGAAGGAGGCACTAAACATGCAAAGTGACCAAATAAATAGCCTCAATATAACACTGCAGGACATCCTGAGGCGTCTGACCCTCCGGGACCAGCAGAATCAAGCGGAGGGAGATTCTCCCATCCAGGGAGAGCTCACAATCCTCAAGTTCAATGTCCGCTCAGTCAACCACACCCTCAAAGGCCTCCAGGATTCTCTGGGGACAATGGTTCAAAAGGTGGGTCAAGCCAACAGCTCCTGGCATGAGAGAGAGGCTCGTCTGGCCCAGCAGATAAAGGGTGTGGTGCAGCTGGTTGGGCATCAGGCTTCCATGCTCGGGGCAGGTGAGCGCAGACTTATCCGAGTTAGAGGTGAGCTGCAGGAGATGAAGAGACGGCTAGTTGAGGAGGTCCGGGGCTGCCGGAGCACAGCTATGGGGGTCCAGAAAGAGGTAACTGAGGTTGGAGGGCGTGTTGCCAGCGTGGAGGACCAGTGTAAGGGCCTGAATAACTTGGCAGAGGACCTGGACAAAATCAGGGAGGAGCTGGAGAGACAATCAAATGGGCTTCTAGTGCAAGTCAATGGGACTCTCTCCAGCCATGCTCAGCAGCTGTCTGAGCTGAGAGGAGGACTCAGAAACTGCACTTCCCAGGTAGAGCCAACACAACAGATTTTAGAGCTGGAGCCAGAGCTGAGACGAGGGGACACCTTCACTTTGAATTAG
- the LOC116692097 gene encoding opsin-5, translating to MGNASDTSAVFASSISEEHDILMGSIYSVFCILSLMGNCILLLVAYHKRSTLKPAEFFIINLSISDLGMTLSLFPLAIPSSLTHRWLFGEITCQLYAMCGVLFGLCSLTNLTALSLVCCLKVASPAMVTSSPRSATRTGTARCVSQMDSRRATGRVCTALRRQPPVT from the exons ATGGGAAACGCTTCAGACACGTCTGCTGTGTTTGCCTCCAGCATCTCCGAGGAGCATGACATCCTCATGGGCTCGATCTACAGCGTCTTTT GTATACTGTCCCTCATGGGCAACTGCATTCTGCTGCTTGTTGCATATCACAAGCGGTCGACCCTGAAGCCGGCCGAGTTCTTCATCATCAATCTTTCCATCAGTGACCTTGGGATGACGCTCTCTTTATTCCCATTGGCGATACCTTCTTCTCTGACACACAG GTGGCTGTTTGGAGAAATCACCTGTCAGCTCTATGCAATGTGCGGAGTACTGTTTGGTCTGTGCAGCTTGACCAACCTCACAGCCCTCTCCTTAGTGTGCTGCCTTAAAGTTGCTTCCCCAGCCATG GTAACAAGTTCTCCTCGCAGCGCAACGAGGACAGGAACAGCTCGATGCGTTTCTCAAATGGACAGCAGGAGAGCTACGGGCCGTGTCTGCACTGCACTGAGACGGCAGCCTCCTGTCACTTGA